Genomic segment of Streptomyces sp. NBC_01210:
ATGGGGCAGTTGCAGCGCGGACCTGAGATCACCGAGGTGCGCTGACGCGTCGACCTGAAATCGACTCGGCCGGTGGGCCGTACTCCCTCGACGGGAGTACGGCCCTCCGGCCTTTTTGCAGGTCAGCGCCGGGCCGGCGCCGATTCCGTATGGGAGTCGTCAAGGAGGGGCCGCCGGCCGTAAGGGAGCCGTCAACGGTGGCTGAAAAGGCGTTGTGAGGAGGTTTCCTCAAGAGGTCCGAGAATCCGTACCTCATCTAGGAGCACACGATGGCCGACGTGGCCTTCGTCGTCACCACGCTCGCGGTTTTCGCGCTGGTGGCTCTTATCGCCAGGGGGGTGGCGAAGCTGTGACTGCCGAGAACATTGTCGGCCTGATCGTGGCCGTCGCCCTGCTGGGTTACCTCGTCCTCGCCCTTGTGTACCCGGAGAGGTTCTGAGCCCCGATATGAGCCCCATCCTCGCTGGTGTGCTCCAGCTGCTTGCGCTGATCGCCGCGCTGGCGCTGGCATACCGTCCGCTCGGCGACTACATGGCCCGGGTCTACTCCTCCACGAAGCATCTGCGGGTGGAAAAGTGGATCTACAAGGCCATCGGCGCCAACCCCTCGGCCGAGATGCGCTGGCCCGCCTATCTGCGCGGTGTGCTGGCCTTCTCCGCGGTCAGTGTCCTGTTCCTCTATCTGCTGCAGCGGCTGCAGGGCAGTCTGCCCGGCTCGCTGGGCTTTTCCTCGATCGACCCGGACCAGGCGTTCAACACCGCCGCGTCGTTCGTGTCGAACACCAACTGGCAGTCGTACTACGGCGAGCAGGCCATGGGCCACGTCGTGCAGACCGGCGGTCTGGCGGTGCAGAACTTCGTCTCCGCCGCGGTGGGCATCGCCATCGCGGTGGCTCTGGTGCGCGGTTTTGCCCGTTCCCGCACCGGTGAGCTGGGCAACTTCTGGGCGGACCTGGTGCGCGGCACCGTCCGCATCCTGATCCCGATCTCGGTGATCGGCGCGATCGTGCTGGTCGCGTGCGGCGCGATCCAGAACTTCGCCGGGATCCACGAGGTCGGCCAATTCTTGAATCAGCACAGCATGGGGGGCTCGCAGCAGTGGAACGGCGGCGCAGTGGCCTCGCAGGAGGCGATCAAGGAGGTGGGTACGAACGGTGGCGGTTACTTCAACGCCAACTCGG
This window contains:
- the kdpF gene encoding K(+)-transporting ATPase subunit F gives rise to the protein MTAENIVGLIVAVALLGYLVLALVYPERF